In the genome of Brienomyrus brachyistius isolate T26 chromosome 17, BBRACH_0.4, whole genome shotgun sequence, one region contains:
- the ssr3 gene encoding translocon-associated protein subunit gamma, protein MAPKSSSKQQSEEDLLLQDFSRNLSAKSSALFYGNALIVSAIPIWLFWRIWHMDLVQSAVLYGVMTLVSTYLVAFAYKNVKFVLKHKVAQKREDAVSKEVTRKLSEADNRKMSRKEKDERILWKKNEVADYEATTFSIFYNNTLFLVLVIIASFFLLKNFNPTVNYVLSISASSGLIALLSTGSK, encoded by the exons ATGGCCCCGAAAAGCAGTAGCAAACAGCAGTCTGAGGAAGACCTTCTGCTCCAGGATTTCAGCAGAAACCTCTCGGCGAAGTCGTCGGCGCTTTTCTATGGCAATGCGCTCATAGTTTCTGCTATCCCCATCT GGCTGTTCTGGAGAATCTGGCACATGGATCTCGTTCAGTCTGCAGTATTATACGGCGTTATGACGCTGGTCAGTACTTACCTGGTTGCCTTCGCCTATAAAAACGTGAAGTTTGTATTAAAGCACAA aGTTGCCCAGAAACGAGAAGATGCCGTTTCCAAGGAAGTGACCCGTAAGCTCTCTGAAGCTGATAACCGAAAGATGTCTCGCAAAGAGAAAGATGAGAG GATCCTGTGGAAGAAAAACGAGGTGGCTGATTACGAAGCAACAACGTTCTCCATCTTCTACAACAACACCCTCTTCCTTGTCCTTGTCATCATCGCCTCCTTCTTCCTGCTGAAGAACTTCAACCCCACAGT GAACTATGTTTTGTCGATCAGTGCATCATCTGGCCTTATTGCCCTGCTCTCCACTGGGTCCAAGTAA
- the LOC125712088 gene encoding protein mono-ADP-ribosyltransferase TIPARP, translating into MEKTLRLLQKPVDTAEQVMQEPALSLVTGGEGFTEQQMGLSDKIPLVKPYFKKKHAQRKLDSKCLRALEDPILTTLLNSDTLVASDGVFVPQNPARPQATLCAAAVEKQARINQVCLKDDGAVSGLINAGGDGDIADPATELGDRGQKVTMAPDESHFPSQTRDAAAPAAIVSPCEGGKMNGIYSSGSLQGADCLPMKDGQLKSEIFQDKSEEASLDLVFELLTQLQYHTHQGDGVEICVDFLQGVCVYGSDCQRHHTVLPYHWQIRKAHGQVWQSISDDSQEHVERLYCNPDNEHVRLKFHGRAFTLHFGTMQVVDMEFDLVRRLSTPPSSMTTPPSSTAMPPVSAIAPTSSSLVPSCHTVWKYYCRDNFGWREYSEPVVRLIEEASSRGLKEVRFITLQNQYILNIREGFQQNAVFGFRRQIRKRPLFLSAVMLTPYLQTLSGLASMQGSVPVSPTSSDPSRLYPETWLPMSSFQDFLQVPVAREDRSYRTVYSLFHKTVSETKFRILRILRVQNPFLWEKYKRKKEYMSRKMSEMDRMLNERHLFHGTSQDVVDGICKHNFDPRVCGKHATMFGQGSYFARKAVYSHNFSKRSAKGVHFMFLAKVLTGRVTVGNPSMRRPPPLNPRDPSSDLYDSCVDNWLDPQIFVIFNDDQSYPYFIIQYEEVPSTVSI; encoded by the exons ATGGAGAAAACTTTGCGTCTATTACAGAAGCCGGTAGATACGGCGGAGCAGGTTATGCAGGAACCGGCGCTCAGTCTGGTCACTGGAGGCGAAGGATTTACGGAGCAGCAGATGGGACTGTCGGACAAAATACCTTTGGTTAAACCTTATTTTAAGAAGAAACACGCTCAGAGGAAGTTGGACTCGAAATGTCTAAGGGCTTTAGAGGATCCTATTCTCACCACGTTACTGAACTCGGACACACTGGTCGCTAGCGATGGAGTTTTTGTGCCGCAAAACCCGGCGAGACCCCAAGCGACTCTTTGCGCCGCTGCCGTGGAGAAGCAGGCGCGGATTAACCAGGTGTGTCTGAAGGACGACGGAGCGGTTTCCGGACTTATAAATGCCGGAGGAGACGGAGACATAGCCGACCCTGCGACGGAGCTCGGGGACAGGGGACAGAAGGTGACGATGGCGCCCGATGAGTCCCATTTCCCGTCGCAGACACGGGACGCGGCGGCGCCTGCTGCCATCGTTTCCCCCTGTGAGGGGGGGAAAATGAATGGCATCTACAGCTCTGGGTCGTTGCAGGGAGCTGATTGCCTCCCCATGAAAGACGGCCAACTGAAAAGCGAGATCTTTCAGGATAAAAGCGAAGAAGCTTCCTTGGATCTCGTGTTTGAACTGCTGACCCAGCTTCAGTATCACACACATCAAGGGGACGGGGTGGAAATCTGCGTGGATTTCCTGCAGGGGGTCTGTGTGTACGGAAGTGACTGCCAGCGGCACCACACCGTGCTGCCCTACCACTGGCAGATCCGGAAAGCTCACGGCCAGGTCTGGCAAAGTATATCGGATGACTCCCAAGAGCATGTGGAAAGGCTGTATTGCAATCCGGACAATGAACACGTCCGCCTTAAGTTTCA CGGCCGTGCGTTCACACTTCACTTCGGAACCATGCAGGTGGTCGACATGGAGTTCGACCTGGTCAGACGTCTGTCCACGCCCCCAAGCTCGATGACCACGCCCCCAAGCTCGACAGCCATGCCCCCTGTCTCGGCCATCGCACCCACTAGTTCAAGCCTCGTCCCCAGTTGTCACACTGTATGGAAGTACTACTGCAGAGATAACTTTGGCTGGAGGGAGTACTCTGAG CCCGTGGTACGTCTCATCGAAGAGGCTAGCAGCCGTGGCCTGAAGGAGGTCCGCTTCATCACACTCCAGAACCAGTACATCCTGAACATCCGTGAGGGCTTTCAGCAAAATGCCGTCTTCGGGTTCCGCCGGCAGATCAGAAAGAGGCCCCTCTTCCTTTCAGCTGTGATGCTGACGCCATACTTACA GACGCTCAGCGGCCTGGCCTCCATGCAGGGCTCCGTGCCCGTGTCGCCTACCTCATCCGACCCCTCGCGGCTCTACCCCGAGACCTGGCTGCCGATGAGCTCCTTCCAGGACTTTCTGCAGGTGCCCGTGGCTCGGGAGGACCGCAGCTACCGTACCGTCTACAGCCTCTTCCACAAGACCGTGTCGGAGACCAAGTTCCGAATCCTCCGCATCCTCCGGGTTCAGAACCCCTTCCTCTGGGAGAAGTATAAGAG GAAGAAGGAGTACATGTcgaggaagatgtcggagatgGACCGCATGCTGAACGAGCGCCACCTCTTCCACGGCACGTCGCAGGACGTGGTGGACGGCATCTGCAAGCACAACTTTGATCCACGCGTCTGCGGGAAGCACGCCACCATGTTTGGCCAGGGCAGCTACTTCGCTCGCAAGGCCGTCTACTCGCACAACTTCTCCAAGCGCTCGGCGAAGGGCGTGCACTTCATGTTCTTGGCCAAGGTGCTGACGGGTCGCGTCACGGTGGGTAATCCCTCCATGCGCCGCCCGCCCCCCCTCAACCCCAGGGACCCCTCTAGCGACCTGTACGACTCCTGCGTGGACAACTGGCTGGACCCCCAGATATTCGTTATCTTTAATGATGACCAGAGTTACCCCTACTTCATCATCCAGTACGAGGAGGTACCCAGCACCGTGTCCATCTGA